One Bombus pascuorum chromosome 4, iyBomPasc1.1, whole genome shotgun sequence DNA segment encodes these proteins:
- the LOC132905850 gene encoding uncharacterized protein LOC132905850, which translates to MRCFLLISLLSTCYHSGSSFLRDKRYLVFPPPGNVAPTKVQLILGLGLPMEVDVSMIIGYVMKFNYVLPYNASYLTDSYVRYDRSISPGVEVDGNDAPTSDHQGVARVINRWEIYEILESVLGDSRSGKACLLRAICEASAAPFNRVHGLSSQLVHLLLTPSTTSEPFRTDFDRVYHAAEIMGRQGVSPCDNLFAECTESPLDYFTEVYE; encoded by the exons ATGCGGTGTTTCTTGCTCATTTCGCTTCTGTCTACGTGTTACCATTCTGGATCGAGTTTCTTACGAGACAAGAGATATTTGGTGTTCCCGCCGCCGGGCAACGTAGCGCCGACCAAAGTGCAg TTAATCCTCGGCCTCGGTTTACCCATGGAAGTCGACGTCAGCATGATTATCGGATATgtgatgaaatttaattacgtgCTGCCCTATAACGCCTCCTACTTGACGGATTCATACGTTCGCTATGACAGATCGATCAGCCCCGGTGTCGAGGTCGACGGCAATGACGCTCCAACGTCGGATCACCAAG GAGTGGCACGCGTCATCAACAGATGGGAAATTTACGAAATCCTGGAATCGGTTCTCGGCGATTCGCGATCGGGCAAGGCTTGCCTTTTAAGGGCGATCTGCGAGGCCTCAGCGGCGCCTTTCAACCGAGTTCACGGTCTCAGCTCTCAGCTCGTTCATCTTCTGCTCAC GCCGTCGACCACCTCGGAGCCTTTCAGGACTGACTTTGATCGAGTGTATCACGCTGCTGAAATTATGGGCCGACAAGGAGTCAGCCCTTGCGATAATTTATTCGCGGAATGTACGGAGAGCCCTCTGGATTACTTTACAGAGGTTTACGAATGA